The genomic DNA tgaaaacaatttccgatcaattactagagaaccacttgacccagaatgttgaaacttcataggatgatctgtcatgtagagtagatgacccctattgtagagatttaccctaagccttctttacgcaagggaaacaatctaattatatggtgaaattgtttagtgaacaccgtttcttaatcctaatcctgtctgtgctatatcagtgcaaaggaaaagtaacctatctctgataaatgccatgtatgattacacagttatgcatctaacagtcttgaaattaatttcttcgattttctcatatttctagatatttttcccatactttgacgcatatgtatgggtagttgagattgttctctttccagcagtagtcttttcaacatatttcaccttgtgaaattctgtgggttttgactttttaaaaaaatcgtctgtttgttgacaaatttcaccacaattccccagggcaatcagttatttgatctttacatagttttgtattcaggttgctaattcatgtggcaagtatgcacgcttttttcatgattagaggtaaaaagtgggtagtttgtatgaggtactaggtcaattgtcacctaagcctatcataaagtctttgcggagttgtctccattttttccaaatatttcatccgggatcatttttttcagctcaaataactctttttcaggaaatgatattttaataattttttcagtcctcgTATTcagatgcagttaacttcacatacatataatatggatagctcctacttgaagtttgtattttcagttacaatgcctacctattgtttttgaggtcactccatcaaaggtcaaggtcccaggggcctgaacattgaaaaccatttccgattaataacttgagtaccacttgaccaagaatgttgaaacttcataggatgattggtcatgcagagtatatgacccctattgattttggggtcagtctgttaaaggtcaaggtcacaggggcctgaacattgaaaaccatttccggtcagtaacttgagaaccacttgacccagaatgttgaaacttaataggatgattggtcatgcagagtagatgacccctatcgattttggggttactctgttaaaggtcaaggtcacaggggcctgaacattgaaaaccgtttccgatcaataacttgagaacctctcgacccagaatgttgaaacttaataggatgattgttcatgcagagtaaatggccccaattgtttttggagtcactccgttaaaggtcaaggtcacaggagcctgaacatggaaaacaatttccgatcaataacttgagaaccacttgacccagaatgttgaaacttcataggatgattgaacatgcagagtagatgacccctattgatttttgggtcagtctattaaaggtcaaggtcacaggggcctggtcatgtaaaataatttctggaaaataacttgagtaCTGCTTGacatagaatgttgaaacttaataagataattggacatgcagagtagacgacccctatttatttttgggtcacttgatcaaaggtcaaggtcacaggagcctgaacagtgacttgagaaccactaggccaagagtgttgaaacttagcgggatgactggacatgccaagtagatgatccctgttgcagccaaccatcattgtctctttgactttcgctcctgacctctattgacttcttgcctataggactttgcattgggggagacatgcgcttttttacaaaagcaatttctagtttatcaaatatttttttctgtgttttgatgataaactcctaaaccttaaagttCTTCAAAAATCTTTAATGTATCAAATTGGATGCATTTGGacatgttttgtatatttcagattaGGTTTAGAAAGGGGAGGTAATGCTCGTGAAAGTGTTGATGTGATTACCTCCCATCTAGAGAAGTATGGCCAGGGTGGAGGATGTATTGAAGGTGGAGACTGGTCGTACCACAACAGTTTTATCATAGCAGACGGCAGTGAGGCATGGGTCCTGGAAACAGCTTGCCAATTCTGGGTCGCTGAAAAAATTACAGGTTTGTGAAATATTCATCagtataatttttgatattattattatgtcaAGCTGACCtctatatctatctatctttcaAGTTTTGGTACTGTCATACCACTTTCAATTATTATGGAAAGTTAAAAGTGGTAAAACAACCTTTACTGACCTAATAGTTTAGTTCTGACACAGCCTGCTTGTCAAAGTAGTCATGTTGGTAATGTGATTAAGTAGACCAATGCGGAGCACTGTAATGAGAAAAAAGGAGGATTTTGAGTAACCTGTGAAAACATGAACCTGGCAAAGATAATGACCTTGTCTTAAGGAGGATAAACCTAACATAATCCTGGAGATAAGTTTTTTCACTGCTGAATTATTGtaaatctttaaaatgtataataagcCTGGCATCTTTTCTGCAGTGTTCAACGGTAATCTAACCTAACTTGATTGCATTTTAGAAAAAGTGGAGTAGTCATTTCTTATCTGTGGTTTTACATGGCACTGCAACATCTCAgtgatatttatgttttttagTGCATTGAGTACTAGGTGGTAAATTAACCtgtgtttataacaaaaattacATTGCTATAGTTGCAAAATGGAATTGATGGTATGTTGTCCAGATAGAATTACATGTAAATGGGAAATGAAGAAAAGAACCAATGTTTTATGCCACTCATAGTTCATagattttttattgtatttcaagAAGTATGTCAAAACAAATTTGATAATgcctcttttttttttgggtaaaagaAAAGTACATTACATAACATGCTTTAAAACATGTTCAAATTTAATACATACTGTCAAGGGCAGTTTGTGTTGCATGTGAAAAGAATTAAAAAGGCCAAATTTTTAAACAGCAAGCTAAGATGAACGGTATAGCCTTAATGCCAATATGGAGTCTGAAGAATCAGAACAATGCTAAGACAGAAAAGACAGTAAAAGGGCAGATATATCTTTTTTGCAATGAATATCGTATTCAACATGCATTAAATACATTAGATTTACAAAGTTTGTATTTTGCAGAGGGAGTTAGAAATATTTCCAATCAGCTGACAATAACCACAAAATTTGACCTTTCATCTCCAAACTTGGTAGAGAAAGCAACAGAGGCAGGTCTATACAAAGAGTCAGATGGACCATTCAACTTTGCAAGAGTTTTTGATGAGTCTTCACTTGCGTCGAAGAGCTCCAGATACTGTAATGGAACAAAATTGTTGAAGCAGTTCTCGAGTAATGGTGAGTAAAGCACTTTTGTTACCCTTAGATAGTTGTTGTAGAACAGAATTGTTGAAGCAGTACTCAAGTAATAGTGAGTAAAGCACTTTTGTTACACTTAGATAGTTGTTGTGGAACAGAATTGTTGAAGCAGTACTCAAATAATAGTGAGTAAAGCACTTTTGTTACCCTTAGATAGTTGTTGTAGAACAGAATTGTTGAAGCATACCCTTAGATAGTTGTTGTAGAACAGAATTGTTGAAGCAGTACTCAAGTAATGGTGAGTAAAGCACTTTTGTTACCCTTAGATAGTTGTTGTGGAACAGAATTGTTGAAGCAGTACTCCAGTAATGGTGAGTAAAGCACTTTTGTTACCCTTAGATAGTTGTTGTGGAAGAGAATTGTTGAAGCAGTACTCAAGTAACGGTGAGTAAAGCACTTTTGCTACCCTTTGATAGTCGTTGTGGAACAGAATTGTTGAAGCAGTACTCAAGTAATAGTGAGGAAAGCACTTTGCTACCCTTTGATAGTTGTTGTGGAACAGAATTGTTGAAGCAGTACTCAAGTAATAGTGAGGAAAGCACTTTTGTTACCCTTAGATAGTTGTTGTGGAACAGAATTGTTGAAGCAGTACTCAAGTAATAGTGAGGAAAGCACTTTTGCTACCCTTAGATAGTTGTTGTGGAACAGAATTGTTGAAGCAGTACTCAAGTAATAGTGAGGAAAGCACTTTTGCTACCCTTAGATAGTTGTTGTGGAACAGAATTGTTGAAGCAGTACTCAAGTAATGGTGAGTACAGCACTTTTGTTACCCTTAGATAGTTGTTGTGGAACAGAATTGTTGAAGCAGTACTCAAGTAATAGTGAGGAAAGCACTTTTGTTACCCTTTGATAGTTATTGTAGAACAGAATTGTTGAAGCAGTTCTCGAGTAATGGTGAGTAAAGCACTTTTGTTACCCTTAGATAGTTGTTGTGGAACAGAATTGTTGAAGCAGTACTCGAGTAATAGTGAGGAAAGCACTTTTGTTACCCTTAGATAGTTGCTGTGGAACAGAATTGTTGAAGCAGGACTCGAGTAATAGTGAGGAAAGCACTTTTGCTACCCTTAGATAGTTGCTGTGGAACAGAATTGTTGAAGCAGGACTCGAGTAATAGTGAGGAAAGCACTTTTGTTACCCTTAGATAGTTGTTGTGGAACAGAATTGTTGAAGCAGTACTCGAGTAATAGTGAGTAAAGCACTTTTGTTACCCTTAGATAATTGTTGTGGAACAGAATTGTTGAAGCAGTACTCGAGTAATGGTGAGGAAAGCACTTTTGTTACCCATTGATAGTTGTTGTAGAACAGAATTGTTGAAGCAGTTCTCGAGTAATGGTGAGGAAAGCACTTTTGTTACCCTTAGATAGTTGTTGTGGAACAGAATTGTTGAAGCAGTACTCGAGTAATAGTGAGGAAAGCACTTTTGTTACCCTTTGATAGTTGTTGTGGAACAGAATTGTTGAAGCAGTACTCGAGTAATGGTGAGGAAAGCACTTTTGTTACCCTTTGATAGTTGTTGTGGAACAGAATTGTTGAAGCAGTTCTCAAGTTATAGTGAGGAAAGCACTTTTGTTACCCTTAGATACTTGTTGTAGAACAGAATTGTTGAAGCAGTATTCAAGTAATGGTGAGGAAAGCACTTTTGCTACCCTTAGATAGTTGTTGTAGAACAGAATTGTTGAAGCAGTACTCAAGTAATGGTGAGGAAAGCACTTTTGCTACCCTTAGATAGTTGTTGTAGAACAGAATTGTTGAAGCAGTACTCAAGTAATGGTGAGGAAAGCACTTTTGCTACCCTTAGATAGTTGTTGTAGAAAAGAATTGTTGAAGCAGAACTCAAGTAATGGTGAGTAAAGCACTTTTGCTACCCTTAGATAGTTGTTGTAGAACAGAATTGTTGAAGCAGTACTCAAGGTATGGTGAGTAAAGCACTTTTGTTACCCTTAGATAGTTGTTGTGGAACAGAATTGTTGAAGCAGTACTCAAGTAATGGTGAGTAAAGCACTTTTGCTACCCTTAGATAGTTGTTGTGGAACAGAATTGTTGAAGCAGTACTCAAGTAATGGTGAGTAAAGCACTTTTGCTACCCTTAGATAGTTGTTGTGGAACAGAATTGTTGAAGCAGTACTCAAGTAATGGTGAGTAAAGCACTTTTGCTACCCTGAGATAGTTGTTGTGGAACAGAATTGTTGAAGCAGTACTCGAGTAATAGTGAGTAAAGCACTTTTGCTACCCTTTGATAGTTGTTGTGGAACAGAATTGTTGAAGCAGTACTCGAGTAATAGTGAGGAAAGCACTTTTGCTACCCATAGATAGTTGTTGTGGAACAGAATTGTTGAAGCAGTACTCAAGTAATAGTGAGGAAAGCACTTTTGCTACCCTTAGATAGTTGCTGTGGAACAGAATTGTTGAAGCAGTACTCAAGTAATGGTGAGTAAAGCACTTTTGTTACCCTTTGATAGTTGCTGGGGAACAGAATTGTTGAAGCAGTACTCAAGTAATAGTGAGGAAAGCACTTTTGTTACCCTTTGATAGTTGTTGTGGAACAGAATTGTTGAAGCAGTACTCAAGTAATAGTGAGGAAAGCACTTTTGTTACCCTTAGATAGTTGTTGTGGAACAGAATTGTTGAAGCAGTACTCCAGTAATAGTGAGGAAAGCACTTTTGTTACCCTTAGATAATTGTTGTGGAACAGAATTGTTGAAGCAGATCTCGAGTAATGGTGAGGAAAGCACTTTTGTTACCCTTAGATAGTTGTTGTGGAACAGAATTGTTGAAGCAGTACTCAAGTAATAGGGAGGAAAGCACTTTTGTTACCCTTTGATAGTTGTTGTGGAACAGAATTGTTGAAGCAGTACTCGAGTAATAGTGAGGGAAGCACTATTGTTACCCTTAGATAGTTGTTGTAGAACAGAATTGTTGAAGCAGTTCTCGAGTAATGGTGAGGAAAGCACTATTGTTACCCTTTGATAGTTGTTGTGGAACAGAATTGTTGAAGCAGTACTCAAGTTATAGTGAGGAAAGCACTTTTGTTACCCTTAGATAGTTGTTGTAGAACAGAATTGTTGAAGCAGTACTCAAGTAATGGTGAGGAAAGCACTTTTGTTACCCTTAGATAGTTGTTGTAGAACAGAATTGTTGAAGCAGTACTCAAGTAATGGTGAGGAAAGCATTTTTGTTACCCTTAGATAGTTGTTGTAGAACAGAATTGTTGAAGCAGTACTCAAGTAATGGTGAGGAAAGCACTTTTGTTACCCTTAGATAGTTGTTGTAGAACAGAATTGTTGAAGCAGTACTCAAGTAATGGTGAGTAAAGCACTTTTGCTACCCTTAGATAGTTGTTGTAGAACAGAATTGTTGAAGCAGTACTCAAGATATAGTGAGGAAAGCACTTTTGCTACCCTTAGATAGTTGTTGTGGAACAGAATTGTTAATGCAGTACTCAAGTAATAGTGAGGAAAGCACTTTTGCTACCCATAGATAGTTGTTGTGGAACAGAATTGTTGAAGCAGTACTCAAGTAATAGTGAGGAAAGCACTTTTGCTACCCTTAGATAGTTGCTGTAGAACAGAATTGTTGAAGCAGTACTCAAGTAATAGTGAGGAAAGCACTTTTGTTACCCTTAGATAGTTGTTGTGGAACAGAATTGTTGAAGCAGTACTCAAGTAATGGTGAGTAAAGCACTTTTGTTACCCTTTGATAGTTGTTGTAGAACAGGATTGTTGAAGCAGTACTCAAGTAATGGTGAGTAAAGCACTTTTGTTACCCTTAGATAGTTGTTGTGGAACAGAATTGTTGAAGCAGTACTCAAGTAATGGTGAGTAAAGCACTTTTGTTACCCTTAGATAGTTGTTGTGGAACAGAATTGTTGAAGCAGTACTCAAGTAATAGTGAGGAAAGCACTTTGGTTACCCTTAGATAGTTGTTGTGGAACAGAATTGTTGAAGCAGTACTCAAGTAATAGTGAGGAAAGCACTTTTGCTACCCTTAGATAGTTGTTGTGGAACAGAATTGTTGAAGCAGTACTCAAGTAATAGTGAGGAAAGCACTTTTGCTACCCTTAGATAGTTGTTGTGGAACAGAATTGTTGAAGCAGTACTCAAGTAATggtttgtaaagcacttttgctACCCTTAGATAGTTGTTGTAGAACAGAATTGTTGAAGCAGTACTCAAGTAATGGTGAGTAAAGCACTTTTGTTACCCTTAGATAGTTGTTGTAGAACAGAATTGTTGAAGCAGTACTCAAGTAATGGTGAGTAAAGCACTTTTGCTACCCTTAGATAGTTGTTGTAGAACAGAATTGTTGAAGCAGTACTCAAGTAATGGTGAGTAAAGCACTTTTGCTACCCTTAGTTGTTGTGGAACAGAATTGTTGAAGCAGTACTCAAGTAATAGTGAGGAAAGCTTTTTTGCTACCCTTTGATAGTTGTTGTAGAACAGAATTGTTGAAGCAGTACTCAAGTAATAGTGAGGAAAGCACTTTTGCTACCCATAGATAGTTGTTGTGGAACAGAATTGTTAATGCAGTACTCAAGTAATAGTGAGGAAAGCACTTTTGCTACCCATAGATAGTTGTTGTGGAACAGAATTGTTGAAGCAGTACTCAAGTAATAGTGAGGAAAGCACTTTTGCTACCCTTAGATAGTTGCTGTAGAACAGAATTGTTGAAGCAGTACTCGAGTAATAGTGAGGAAAGCACTTTTGTTACCCTTAGATAGTTGTTGTGGAACAGAATTGTTGAAGCAGTACTCAAGTAATGGTGAGTAAAGCACTTTTGTTACCCTTTGATAGTTGTTGTAGAACAGGATTGTTGAAGCAGTACTCAAGTAATGGTGAGTAAAGCACTTTTGTTACCCTTAGATAGTTGTTGTGGAACAGAATTGTTGAAGCAGTACTCAAGTAATAGTGAGGAAAGCACTTTGGTTACCCTTAGATAGTTGTTGTGGAACAGAATTGTTGAAGCAGTACTCAAGTAATAGTGAGGAAAGCACTTTTGCTACCCTTTGATAGTTGTTGTAGAACAGAATTGTTGAAGCAATACTCAAGTAATGGTGGGTAAAGCACTTTTGTTACCCTTAGATAGTTGTTTTGGAACAGAATTGTTGAAGCAGTACTCAAGTAATAGTGAGGAAAGCACTTTTGCTACCCTTAGATAGTTGTTGTGGAACAGAATTGTTGAAGCAGTACTCAAGTAATAGTGAGGAAAGCACTTTTGCTACCCTTAGATAGTTGTTGTGGAACAGAATTGTTGAAGCAGTACTCAAGTAATGGTGAGTAAAGCACTTTTGTTACCCTTAGATAGTTGTGGAACAGAATTGTTGAAGCAGTACTCAAGTAATAGTGAGGAAAGCACTTTTGTTACCCTTTGATAGTTGTTGTGGAACAGAATTGTTGAAGCAGTTCTCGGGTAATGGTGAGGAAAGCACTTTTGTTACCCTTAGATAGTTGTGGAACAGAATTGTTGAAGCAGTACTCAAGTAATAGTGAGGAAAGCACTTTTGTTACCCTTTGATAGTTGTTGTGGAACAGAATTGTTGAAGCAGTTCTCGGGTAATGGTGAGGAAAGCACTTTTGTTACCCTTAGATAATTGTTGTGGAGCAGAATTGTTGAAGCAGTTCTTGAGTAATAGTGAGGAAAGCACTTTTGTTACCCTTTGATAGTTGTTGTGGAACAGAATTGTTGAAGCAGTACTCAAGTAATGGTGAGTAAATCACTTTTGCTACCCTTAGATAGTTGTTGTAGAACAGAATTGTTGAAGCAGTACTCAAGTAATGGTGAGTAAAGCACTTTTGTTACCCTTAGATAGTTGTTGTCGAACAGAATTGTTGAATCAGTACTCAAGTAATAGTGAGTAAAGCACTTTTGTTACCCTTAGATAGTTGTTGTGGAACAGAATTGTTGAAGCAGTACTCAAGTAATGGTGAGTAAAGCACTTTTGTTACCCTTAGATAGTTGTTGTAGAACAGAATTGTTGAAGCAGTACTCAAGTAATGGTGAGTAAAGCACTTTTGCTACCCTTAGATAGTTGTTGTGGAACAGAATTGTTGAAGCAGTACTCGAGTAATGGTGAGTAAAGCACGCACTTTTGTTACCCTTAGATAGTTGTTGTGGAACAGAATTGTTGAAGCAGTTTTCGAGTAATAGTGAGTAAAGCACTTTCGTTACCCTTAGATAGTTGTTGTAGAACAGAATTTTTGAAGCAGTACTCAAGTAACGGTGAGTAAAGCACTTTTGTTACCCTTAGATAGTTGTTGTAGAACAGAATTGTTGAAGCAGTACTCAAGTAATGGGGAGTAAAGCACTTTTTCATTACCTTTAGATTGTTTTTTTGGAGCAAAATTGTTGAAGTAGAACTCAAGTTATGATAAGTAAAGTACTTGAAGTGAATCATCATCAAAAATAGAATAATGCAgtaaaagataatgaaaatattggaaaaaaggTTTTATAATGTGTTGTCTTTCTCTGTTACTAGGAACTTTTGGTGTAGCAGACATGATGAAGATTTTGAGGGATGATGACAGTGGTATCAACATGGGAAGTGGTACCTGTGGCAGTCAGGTGTCCTTGTTGCCTAGCAACGCATCTGCAGCAGCTATTTCACCATGCTGTCATTGGTTTACTGCCACACCTAGTCCAGATGTTAGCCTCTTCAAACCATTTATTTTCGGTCCTAGTTCTGGTGTCGGCAGCTTAACCATTTCTCCGGATTATGGTCTAAAAGATCCACGAGTGGTAAAACCAAGATTCCAGTCCAAGGTGGAAAGACGACATGAACTGTTTAAAGGTCATGAGAAACTACAGTCCCTGTTAGTTCAAGATGAGGCTAAagcaaataaaattattcagaatTTAAAAGAATTAGAGTCCAATTGTATTGGTGATATTgaagaaatattgaagaatttTGATGAATCTAGTTTTGCTAAAGTCTCTAACTTGTTTGAGCATATGTGTAACATAGAACTGAATTTTTATAAGGAAGCTTAATAAACGGTAATTAAAAGTTACCTTAAAAGAAACTAGGAAACAAAGTagattatttatcaaataatattacAACTCGTGTTGCTTACATTCATGCTGTTTAACAAAAAATCACTCTACTTATAGGTCATTATTCTTTAGAAAGTCTGTCTCACCTTATTTTGGACCCATGATAATTTTTTAGTTATGTATGTGAAAAGATTGTAGCCAGAATCAAACTTCAGCTAATgacattttgcagttttatttagaaaaatcattttcccaGGTATTTTTGATGGCCTAAATCCACACAAGTTAGAAACTTCTGAATATTTATGACTGCAAGTTAAATGAATGTAAAAGTATGGAAAACAGGCATTAGAAAATGAGATAAGCTGCTTACAGGTAAATAGACATTTATTTTGCCATATTTATGTTACTTAGTTTGTTGTTTGTACAGGAATCTGTACCATATTGTAAAAAAAccatttaatattatattattacatatttattttcatatgccattttgaaaaaatgggaCATATTTTTGGTTGGATATCTGTCTGTTAGTAAGGAGTATGTATAATAACACATCTTCATTTAATACATACAGTGTAACAACATCAATACATACAGTGTAAGAACAACATCAATTGATGTGTATTTACAGCAGATAGAAACTGAAACTGAAGAAGTGAAGAATCTGCTCCcaattatttttcagtttttgtgcTTGCAAAATTTTGCAAGTGTATGGAAGACTACTTGCAGTTTTCATTTCCACTGGCATTTTGTATGTCCTAGGAGACCCCTGTTGTTCAAGGGCTATTACTCTATGAGACCCCTGTTGTTCAAGGGCTATTACTCTATGattaactccttggggccgaaatgcgactaaaggcgctatattttctacccccgtagcgtcgatatccgactatacgtgcgttatcaggactcctcaggacggcgattgacgagtatagtcgcggcacagAGATCATGCTGGTTACGGCACATACTTgctaatttttgataatcctgataaaatcaaaattattttgcataccggctattatttcttagatgttacaattattaattatgctaataattagtttccttgttaaaataaatgtttgtaaatatgcggtaaaggaaataaaaaaagacgttcatactgtatttcacaAGATAAAAATAATGTCGACTGCCagagatttttcttacattgaagaaaatattcattattatgctgattttgacgtatcagttccgtcggatgatgattccgacgatgaaatttcattatcagagaaatgaatggtcggaaaaaacgttaagttttagaaagctgaaatattcgtacacttacatcgcataAAATTCAAATGgctaaaaataacacagcaaaacatgtttcatacataaaaatgagtgtaaataaacgctttttgtaaatttaataattcttcaaagatgggtgcaaatattacaacttaactgtctcagtgcgtgtcacacaacgtttgtgtacatgtttagaaattaatttacatcaaaataaaccatcgatattcactcaaaaacaggtgttaattttgagtaatgctgatgtaaatactctgtgttaataatgtatttctatttactggaatttaatgtgtttacatgtgacaaaaagtaataaaatctgaaatgttcaaatatttattaaacgcaataggtgtgtaAAAAATGGTGAATGTTTTGAAGTGAAATTATTaatctatttggatataagttacggaagaaagtggatatatataaatatttgttcaaacttggaagattttataagtatagtttgatttacacccatgttaataatatttcaatgcatgatttcaattgactgcatgcaagtgtgattatgataagatcagataatgttcttcgacgtcaggtggtaattcttatctcgccgcagcaggtatattatgatatcggcctcagggagttaatttctggtaattattttgtttctggTCTCTTAAGTCAGAAAGTATAATAGCTGAAGCTTTAAACAGGCATATTCTGCCCCATGTAGAGGAGCTCTTAGTAGAATGTCAGACTTTGATAGTTTTCAGTATTGATTTTAATCTTTGTACAAGATGTGTGACATCATTTGTGATATTGTTTTAATGTGTGTCATCCATTTACAAGGTAAAAAGTAATGAATGTTAATCTGTTTAGTTTTAATCAGGCTGAAGAACAAAATGTGTGTAAATGAGtaattaaaagataattacttATACATTGAGAAAAATGTCTGTGTTCTTCTGCAGTGTAATACGGAACTCTTACAGTTGCACAATATCATTGTTGCAAGAATTATGCTTAGAAcatataattatgccccttttgaagaaaatattatgaaatagtataaaaaaattgttgtaaaataatgtcataaaataatAGTACCACTTGATCATTTGC from Mercenaria mercenaria strain notata chromosome 11, MADL_Memer_1, whole genome shotgun sequence includes the following:
- the LOC123531400 gene encoding secernin-3-like, whose amino-acid sequence is MAEPKSCDTFVALPPATGNSCVVFGKNSDRPGNEVQEVIYRPSAKYDAGTKLQCTYIEVDQAASTYAVVLSKPAWMWGAEMGANEKGVCIGNEAVWTKINSEDDLVERLLGMDLLRLGLERGGNARESVDVITSHLEKYGQGGGCIEGGDWSYHNSFIIADGSEAWVLETACQFWVAEKITEGVRNISNQLTITTKFDLSSPNLVEKATEAGLYKESDGPFNFARVFDESSLASKSSRYCNGTKLLKQFSSNGTFGVADMMKILRDDDSGINMGSGTCGSQVSLLPSNASAAAISPCCHWFTATPSPDVSLFKPFIFGPSSGVGSLTISPDYGLKDPRVVKPRFQSKVERRHELFKGHEKLQSLLVQDEAKANKIIQNLKELESNCIGDIEEILKNFDESSFAKVSNLFEHMCNIELNFYKEA